The window CTCGAGAAGGTGTTTGCGGGCCGCTTCGGGTAGGGGAGCCCGCCCCAGATTCGTGTGCAGAATAATACCCGTCGCGTTGATCACGCGGCGCAGACTCGGCTGCAGAGACCCCGCCAACTTCCGCTCCACTTCGCCCAGGACCCACTCGGCCAGGCGATCGCGGTGTTGCCACTGTTCCGGCACAGATCCACCCCGCCGCAGGGCATCGCGCACACGTTCCAGTTCCCTTCTGACCGACTCCACGATCTCGGCGCGGGGAAAACGTGCCAGGAGCTCTGCCGCCCGCGGCGAACTGAGGACGGAATCTACGCTCGGCAACACCCGAAAATCCATTGCGGTACCCCGACCCTCCCCTGGTTTTCAGCCCTCAGGCGATGCCGCTTCTCGATCCCTAATTGTGCCTCGCCCGGCCCGCGCTGGTTTCTGCCACCTTCCCTTGCGGACAATCAAGGGCGACCCCCTCCCGGCGCCCGCTCCAGCTTCCACAGGGCAACCCCCCACGCGTCAGACCGCGGGAGCCCCTGGCTACGGAGCCCCGCCCGCTGAACACGCAACCAGCATTCCGTCAGGGAGACAGCTCCGCCAGGTAACGTTCGGCCTCGATAGCTGCCATGGCCCCGGTCCCAGCAGCTGTGATCGCCTGCCGGTACCGGGGATCCTGGACGTCTCCGCAGGCAAAAACGCCCGGGACACTCGTGCGGGTGTAACGGTCGGTCACGATGTACCCATTGGCGTCCAGCTCAAGCTGTCCCGTGAACAGAGAGGTGTTGGGCACGTGGCCGATGAACACAAATACGCCCCTGACCTCCAGCTCGCTCACCTGCCCGTCCTTGACGTTCCGGACCTTCAGCCCACGCACCGAGTCCTCACCCAGCACCTCCTCCACCACCGTGTTCCACAAGAAGGTAACCTTAGGGTTCCTGAAGGCCCGCTCCTGGAGGATCTTGCTCGCGCGCAACTGGTCCCGCCGATGGATGATCGTCACCTGAGAGGCGAAGCGGGTGAGGAAAAGCCCCTCGTCCAGTGCACTATCGCCCCCGCCGATTACGGCTACGGGTTGATCCTGAAAGAAAAAGCCATCGCAGGTGGCACAATAGCTGACGCCCCGGCCGGTGAGTTCTTTCTCCCCCGGCACATTGAGTTTGCGAGGGGCGCTCCCGGTAGCGATGATCAGCGTTTTGGCTTGATAGGTGTTGTTGCCGGTGTTCACAACAAAAGGCCGTACCCTGAGGTCGACCGCCTCCACGGTCTCCATCTCCAAACGCGCCCCAAACTTCTCGGCCTGGCGCCGGAAGAGATCGTACATCTCCATACCGCTGATCCCGTCCGGGAAGCCAGGGAAATTCTCAATGTCGCTGGTCAGGGTTACCTGCCCCCCCGGCTCGCTGCCGGTGAGGACGAGTGGATTCAATCGAGCCCGAGCTGCGTAGATCGCCGCGGTCAGGCCCGCAGGCCCGGAGCCGAGAATGATCACATCTTCCACCTGTCTCCTCCTGTCGTGACAACCCGCTGTCCGATGGACACCCCGATAGGCCGGCCTTGCCCTCAGGCGACCGCACGCGAAAGACAATATAGGGTGCCTCGATCCCAAAATCAACGCGTGCGCCGGGCAAAGCCGTCCCCTTTGCTTGCTTGTTTTCGATGCAGCTGGTTGCCCGGGGTGACAGCCGTCCCGGCACGTGCCCGGAGCCATCTGGTGAAGAGGATTCCCCAAGGCGTAGCCGGAAAACGCGTGGGCTTCCCCCCTATCCGCCACACCTCCCGCTTGGCCAGCCCGGAGCTTCAGACGTAGGCCCGGCCTGCCTCCGGGCCCCGTGTGGAGGATCTGGACACCCCGCACGCACCCCCCGATCCCTCCACTCGTCCTTTAGCGCAGGAGGAGCATTTTGCGCGTCAGGACCTCCGCCCCGCAAACCGCGCGGCAATAGTAGACACCCGACGGGACCTCGAGGCCGTGATCGTCCCGCCCATCCCATAGGAATTCGCGATAGCCGGCCTCGAGAAGCTGGTCGGCCAAGACGCGGACCAGCCGTCCCCGCACGTCGAACACCTCAATGCGCACCCGCGTGGCGCGCGGGACCTCCAGGCGTAGACGCGTGGCCGGGTTAAACGGGTTGGGGTAGTTGGGGTGGAGAACCAACCTTTCTGGCAGCCCAACCGAGACACGCACCGGCTCGTGAAGGGTCCTGCGGCCGGAGAGGTCCACGTCCTCCAGTCGATAGTAGTACACCTTTCCCGCCGAAGCAGTACGGTCAAGGTATTGGTACGTACGGTCGTTGCGTGAGGAGATGAGCTCCGCGTTGAGCGCGCGGTACGTACCGTCCTCCTGTTCCGAGCGCAAGATGTTGAATCCGAGCGTCCCCACCTCACGAGCCGTCTTCCACAATAGGCGCACGCCTTCGAACGGGAGAACCTGCGCTGCAAAGGACTCCAGCTGGACCGCGGTGTGCACCGTAATCTGCCAGCTCATACTGGCCGAATCCGACCGGTCATACACCGTGACCCGGACGGTGAGATCCCCTGGATCGTGTCGCGTGCTGAGGAAGCGATAGGAGGGGCCCGTGGACACAAGGGTGCGCCCACTGCCGCGATGCACGTACCAACGGAAGCTCAGGGAGTCCGAGTCCGGGTCCCGGGCGACAACGGAAAAGAGCAGGCTATCGGGATAAGTGATCGCCACCGTCCGGGAGCTGGGCGTAAATGAGATGATTTCCGGAGCCCTGTTCTGGTCGAGCACGCGCAAGGTGGTAATCTTGTGGGAGACACAGCCCTCATCGTCACGGGCGCGGAACAGGAGTCGATAGATGCCGGCCGCGGAGCGATCCGGGGACCACGAGAATCGTCCGGTACGAAGGCTATCGAATTGCGCACCGCGAGGGAGGTTTGACGCTCCCAGGCTCACGGTGCCGCCGTCGGGATCGTAGGCTGAGACGGTGAACTCGATCCTCTGTCCCTCACTCACGGAGGTATCCCCCGGGGCCAGGATTACGGGGTAGAGGCTGGCTTCGCCCCAAGCTCGAAACTCGACGGGGGAGCCCCGCAAGCCCAACCGGATCGCCCAGGCCACATTGGTCCCTGGCTGGTCGGCCAAAATCCAGTGGGCGCCGGCCACACCCCTCTCGTCCGTGATCACCGGCTCGCTTTCTACGATGCGGCTCTTGCCATCTACGGTAACGAAGGTCACACCTGTACCCGGCACACCATTCCCGTAGCGGTCCAGCACGATCACCTCGATGGGCAAGCCGAGTTCTCGCCCTGCCTGCCCGCGCTGGTTTGCGCCGCCATAAGCGGCCAGGCTGTCTGGGGTCCCCGGTCTTGCCGTCGCGGTAAAGAAGAGCGGGGAGCCCTCAAGCCCGGCCACCTCGGCTTTCGCCACCTGCTGGCCGGCTCGCGTTCCCAGCGTCCAGACTGTGCTGGCCAGCCCCTGCCCATCGGTAAGCCGGACAGACGATACCGAAAGCTGACCGCCGCCGCTGACCACGCTGAAAGCCACCGGGACGCCCGCAATCCCATTGCCGTAGCGGTCCTCGACGCGCACACTCAGTGGCTGGGGCAAGGTGAGGCCCACCGTGCCCACCTGCTCAGCGCCCGACACGGCCACGAGCCGCGCGGCCTGAGCCGGACTGGCGACGAAGGAAAACTGGATCTTAGCGCTGACCCCGCTTGCCTCAGCAAGAACCTGATAGGTGCCCTTTTGCCGGCCAAGACGGAAGTGGACTTCCGCGATCCCCCACGCGTCCGTGCTGTCTGCGGTCGGGTAGACTTCCCCGCCCGTCGGGGCCGAGAAGCGAACCACCGCTCCCCACACGGGATCGCCCCTCCCATCCTTGACCCGAACCCTCAAAAGCTCGGGCAGCCATTGATCTACCGTGCCGGTCTGGCCGTTTCCGGAGACGAGCTCCGCGACCGCCGGTACTCCGGTAACGGCATTCAAGCGGAAGAGCACGGGCGAGCCCGCAAGGCCTTCCGCTCGTGCCTCCACGAAGTCGGTGCCCTCCGTGCGGCTCAAGATGTAGTGGACCGCAGCGATTCCCGCCGCATTGGACGCGACGGGCTGCGCTTCGAGAATCTTCCCGGTGCCTTTGGTGACGGCGAAAGTCACCGGGTATCCGGCTACCGGGTTCCCGTAGCGATCCTCGATGCGCACAGCCAGACTCTCGGCCAGGATCGTCCCGGCGTTCCGGGTCTGGTCGTTCCCGCTGAACAGAACGATCCTCGCGGCGGCCAGAGAGGTAAAGGTGACGGTGGCCGAATTTCGCAGATCGATCTGGTCCGTAACCACCCGGGCCCTGATCGTCTTCGTGCCGGCTTGGGTGGAGACAATGCTGCCCCTCACCATTCCCTGCAGGTCCGAAGCGGAGGCGGGCTGCTGGATCTGATGTCCCGTTCCGATGGCTTCGAACGTGACCACCTTGCCCGGTGTCGGGTTGCCGTAGCGGTCCACCAAACGGGCGAAAAGTCCCACGCTTGTTTGACCATCCGCAGGGGCCGTTCCCCTATCGGTCCAGACCCTGGAACTGTCGGGATCCGGTAGATCGGGTACGGCGCTGGCCGTGAAAACCACGGGCGAGCCTTCGAGGGGTCCGATGCCGTTGTTCGAGGAAGCCTCTACCCGATGAAGGCCGACACCGGCGCGTGTTCCCAGGATCAGGACGCAGTCGGCATAACCGGCGGCGTCGGTCGACCGTACAAGCAGCGTGTCACTCCCGCCATTCAGTTTGCCGCCGCCCGCAACTACACGGAAGGTCACAGGATGACCCGGCACGCCGTTTCCGTAGGTATCCGTCACGCGCACACGCAAGGGCTGGGGAAGAGGCTTGCCGACGGTCCCCTCTTGGCCGCTTCCCGCGACGTACACGAGGCGCACAGCCTCACTGCTCCGAGCAGACGCTCGGAAAAGTAGGGGAGATCCCGCCAGATCGACGCCGTTGTGGGTGGACCTGGCCTGGACCACGTGATTGTTGACGCCCGGAGTCCCTCCCAAGGTGAGCCGGACTTGACAGATGCCGTCGCGATTCGTAGTGCGAATGAGGACCGTTTGCCCCGTCCCGTCCAGAGTGCCTCCCCCCGACAACACACGGAACTCGACAGGATGCCCCTCAATGGCGTTTCCCGCTGCGTCGGTGACGCGTACCTTGAACGGATACAGGAGCGGGCTGTTGACGACACCGACCTGACTATCGCCGCTCACGTACGTGAGTCGAGAGGGGGGACCCAAGACCGCGCTGCTTGTGAACCGCACGGGGCTTCCTACCAGAGCTTGGCCTCCGAAAGTGGACCGGGCTTCTACCACATTGTTCCCCACACCCGGCTGCGGACCGACGGTGTACGTGGCCGCTGCCCGCCCGCTATCGTCCGTGACGACCTGGAGGCTGGGCTCTCCTGCGAAGGACCCAGCGCCGGCGACAACCACAAACGTCACCGGATGCCCTGGCACCGGGTTGCCGTAGCGGTCCTGTACTTTGACGACAAGGGGCAGCGGCAAGGGCGTGCCTGCTGGGGCCGTCTGACCATCGCCCGAGACTTTCGTCAGTTGATGGGGATCATTCGGCAAGGCGCTTGCCACAAACCGCAGCGGCGAGCCCAGGAGGTTTGGCGCAATGATCTCAACCACGTTGTTCTCCGCGCCTGCGGCGGTCCCCAACGTCAGAGTGGCCTGCACCAGACCCTGTGCGTTCGTAGCCAGATCCAGTTCCGTGACACCCCCGATGTTTCCACCGCCTGCCACCACCCTCAGGGTGACCAGATAACCGGAAATCGGGTTCCCCAGCTCGTCCGTGACGCAGGCTACAAAGGGCTGCTCCAGGTCTGTTCCGGCCCTCCCGACCTGGCGATTCCCACTGATCTCGACAAGACGACTCGGCTCGCGGGGAGTGGAGGAGGCAACGAACTCGACCGGGCTCCCGTCGATCTCCAGCCCGCCGTGTCGGGCGTGGGCCCTCACCCTATTGGACTGGGGGCCAAGGGTCGGGCCCAGGGTCCAGATCACCTGCGCCACGCCATCGGCTGCTGTGTTCACCTCCGCCGATTCTGCCCCGTTGACTTTCCCGCCTCCATCGATCACTTCGAAGAGCACCGGGCATCCGGGAACCGGATTTCCGTAGCGATCCAGCACCCGGACGCGCAGAGGCAGAGGGAGCACGCCCCCTACCAGCCCCGACTGTCCGTCCCCGCTGACTTTGACAAGTCGCGACGGCACGTCCGGCAGAGCCGTTGCGCGGAAGACGACCGGGGACCCCACGAGTGGAGCGCCTCCCTGCGAGGCTGTGGCCCAAACCAGCTGGTTCCAGACCCCAGCCACCCTGCCGACGGTGAGGCCTGTGCGTGCGATCCCGAGGCTGTCCGTGACGGCGAGGGCACTGTCGAGCTGCCCTTCCCCCTCTCTCACCTCAAAGCGCACCTCGAATCCCTGAACCGGATTGCCGAATGGGTCCGTAACCTGAACCACCAGAGGGTCCGGAAGGTGGGTGCCGACCGTAGTCCGCTGGGAATCGCCGGCCACATAAGCGAGCCGGGCGGCCGCTCCCGTGTAGGACCGCGCCTCGAAGAAGGCCGGCGAGCCTGTTAACGGGCTGCCCTGATACACACAACTGACACGCACACGGTTCACCACCCCCGCCTGAGGGCCAAGGGTGAGACGCGCCCTCGCCAAACCCTGATCGTCCGTGGTGACCTCGATGCTCTGTTGGCCCTCCAGGTTGCCGCCTCCAGCTACGACCTCGAAACGCACCAGGTGACCGGGGCACGGATTCCCGTATCGATCCTGCACCTGCACCGCAAGGGGCTCTGGCAGCTCCGCACCGGCCGGCCCTGTCTGATCCTCGCCGGAGTACACGAGGAGGCGGAAGGGCACATCGGGCAGAGCCTGAACCACAAAGGTCACGGGCGAGCCTTCCAGGGGATCGCTGTCTCGGAAGGACTGGGCGCGTACCTGCACATTTCCAACTGCCGTCGAGAGTACCAGCTGCACAGCCCCGATGCCCGCTTCGTTCGTGGAAACGTCCGCGCTTCGCCCGACCCCGTTCAGCGACCCACCCCCGGAATGGATCCAGAAGTTTACCCGGTGTCCAGCGATCGGATTGCCGTAGGCATCGGTCACGCGGACCGCGAGGGACTCCGGCAGGGCCGATCCCACCGTGCCTTGCTGGCCATCCCCTCTAACCATCTCCAGGCGCTGCGGCGGCCCTGGCTCCGCTACCTCCGTGAACCTTATGGCCGGGAGTCCCCGCACAGCCGCTTCGATCACCACCGGACCGGCCACGGTTCCCAAGGTCAATCGGGTCCAGGCGAGACCTTCAGCGTCCGTCAAATTGGTGAGCGCAACGGGGGGATCGCCGAGCCCCTGCGGCTCGTACTCCGGGTCTCTACTAAGCAGGATCTTGTCCAGGTAAAAACCGGGCGATGCGAAAAACACGCGCAGGGTGTGGGCTCCTCGGCCCAGGTAAAGGGATAGTCCGGCCGGCTGCGTCCAAACGTAGTCAGCGGTCGTCGGCAGAATCCAGTCATCTCCGTTATGCCTTACGGTATCCCCTTCGTCGACCTGGAATCCGGATAAGCGATTGGAGTTGTCATCGGGAGCGAGATAACGGAGCCAAACTCGATGCTCACCTGCCAAGGCAACGTAGAGGGGAAACTCGACGTAGCATCGAGTCTCCCCCCGGCTTAAGGCAGCCTTTCCGCCCGAGGCTTGGGGGTCGTCCACCACCTGCACGGCTCCACGGGTCTTCGCCTCTTCGGCTTCCAGGTAGTAGTGCCCGTCCAGCGCGAGGCTGTCTACGGAGAGCACTGCCGCGCCATCCGTCACCCGGAAGTCCACGACAGCCCCGGGCACCGGAGCACCGTCCGTCCCGACCAGCCGAACGATGAGGGGGATTGGCAGGGAAGACGTTACTGGGCCCGACTGGCGGTCGCCCTGGACGATTTCCAGATAGGCCGCCTCGGCGGTCGAAACCTCGGCAATGAACTCTGTCACTGCCCCTTCCGCCCCGGGAGCGAGGAGCACACCACCGTAATAACGGCTGGCAGGAGGACGGGCGCCCTGGGGCTCGTGGACCAGAGCATCGAAGACACCGTTTCGGTAGACGAGAAAGTGTGTGCCGTCCTTGTCGTCCAGAATCTCTACCTCGAGCAGATCGCCCGGCCCCATCGGAAGGCCGGAGAGCGATGGACCCGAGGCGAGAGTCTGGTCCACCACGTTACCCTCGGAGATCGGTAGGAGCTTGACCGACTCGCCCTGGTGCAGCAGCAGGTAACCGTTGGCGGATACGGAGGGCGCGTCGAGCATAAGGGCCAACCCTCCGGTGGAGACACCCTCCGCTGTCACACTGTTGCCCCAGCGCAACCCCACCCTGCGGGGATTCGCCTCTGCCAGCCAGGTGGCCAGGGATCTGGCCGGGGTGCCGTTCCGAAGTTCACCCGCCTCGACGATCATGCCCTGCGAACCAGCCCAGTTGCCGCCGAGCTCCGACCCGGAGAAATCCTCCACGAAGATCAGGCGGTCGGGTCGAGGAGGCAGAGTAACCGCGCCTGAGAACGAAATTTCGGAAGCGTTCCCCGCAGCGTCTTCGCTCCGGATGGCGAAATAATACGTGCCCCCCGGGGCCAAACCGTAGACAACGAACTCCTGATCGCTACCAGCTTCCCCCGGCACGAGATCAGCGGCCCCCAGGGCGCGTGGGGCACTCTCGAAGGTCTGTGGATCGATCGGAGTTGTCGAGTAGCGGACATCGTATCGATAGGCCCGGCTATTTGTGCCCCCGCGTTCGGCCGGCGCAGACCAATGCAGGCGAGCGGAGAACGGACTTTCCGGCTGGACCTCCAGATCCGTGATCCTGGTCGGAGGGAGGATGTCGTCGTATCGGACCAATACGGCCGCCGTGACGTTGTTGATGGCCTCAGGTAGTCCGTGGAGGATCAACCCCGCGTAATAGGGAGAAGCCACAGGGATGGTCTTCAGCGGATCCTTCAGAGTTCCGTCGTATTCCCCGTTGACGTAGACGTCGAAATAGAAGGCGTCGCGCTCCGCACGGAACACCACCCGTGTTGTGTCTCCGGCGGCGGGGAGGTCCAGGTGAACAGGATGGGGAACTTCGTCCAGCAGTAGCCCCAGGGTACCTCCCACGATTTGGTAGAGCTGAAGCCCTTCCTCCCTCTTGACCACAGCGTAGCCGTTCGCAGAGCTGGAAGCCGCATCGAGGCCGAGGGCCAGTGCCGCAGCGCCACTTCCGGAATTGCTCCCTGGGACGTTCCTTCCCCAGACCAGAGCGACGCTCTGGACGTTCTGCAGGCCCCGATAGACCGCAAGGTGGTGCCAGGACTCGTCCCGATCCGTGTTTTGCAGCTCGCCCGGAGATATTACGATGTACTCCTCCCCCGCCACCCAGTCGGCCGAGAGGGTGAGGAACTCATCGACGACCCTCGTCGCAGATCCCCCCTGGGCCAGGAGCGACCCGCCCCGAAGAAGGAACGAGAAGAAAAGCCAGTAGGGAGCTCCCCATCGACGTCGCGACATTTCCGGCACCTCCCAAAGGGCCCTTTGCCCGTGCGCGCCAAAACGTGGCGCCCCATCCTATGGGCAAGCTTGAGACAGCAACACGCGGAGGGATGGTTTGCAAACACCGCACCACGCGCTGTCTGATCTGCTG of the candidate division KSB1 bacterium genome contains:
- the selA gene encoding L-seryl-tRNA(Sec) selenium transferase, translating into MDFRVLPSVDSVLSSPRAAELLARFPRAEIVESVRRELERVRDALRRGGSVPEQWQHRDRLAEWVLGEVERKLAGSLQPSLRRVINATGIILHTNLGRAPLPEAARKHLLEVAGYCSLEVDLEKGERGDRLAHLEPLLCSLTGAEAAVVVNNNAAAVLLALNTLAKGREVIVSRGQLIEIGGSFRLPEVMEKSGAIMVEVGTTNKTRASDYAEAITERTAA
- a CDS encoding Ig-like domain-containing protein; protein product: MSRRRWGAPYWLFFSFLLRGGSLLAQGGSATRVVDEFLTLSADWVAGEEYIVISPGELQNTDRDESWHHLAVYRGLQNVQSVALVWGRNVPGSNSGSGAAALALGLDAASSSANGYAVVKREEGLQLYQIVGGTLGLLLDEVPHPVHLDLPAAGDTTRVVFRAERDAFYFDVYVNGEYDGTLKDPLKTIPVASPYYAGLILHGLPEAINNVTAAVLVRYDDILPPTRITDLEVQPESPFSARLHWSAPAERGGTNSRAYRYDVRYSTTPIDPQTFESAPRALGAADLVPGEAGSDQEFVVYGLAPGGTYYFAIRSEDAAGNASEISFSGAVTLPPRPDRLIFVEDFSGSELGGNWAGSQGMIVEAGELRNGTPARSLATWLAEANPRRVGLRWGNSVTAEGVSTGGLALMLDAPSVSANGYLLLHQGESVKLLPISEGNVVDQTLASGPSLSGLPMGPGDLLEVEILDDKDGTHFLVYRNGVFDALVHEPQGARPPASRYYGGVLLAPGAEGAVTEFIAEVSTAEAAYLEIVQGDRQSGPVTSSLPIPLIVRLVGTDGAPVPGAVVDFRVTDGAAVLSVDSLALDGHYYLEAEEAKTRGAVQVVDDPQASGGKAALSRGETRCYVEFPLYVALAGEHRVWLRYLAPDDNSNRLSGFQVDEGDTVRHNGDDWILPTTADYVWTQPAGLSLYLGRGAHTLRVFFASPGFYLDKILLSRDPEYEPQGLGDPPVALTNLTDAEGLAWTRLTLGTVAGPVVIEAAVRGLPAIRFTEVAEPGPPQRLEMVRGDGQQGTVGSALPESLAVRVTDAYGNPIAGHRVNFWIHSGGGSLNGVGRSADVSTNEAGIGAVQLVLSTAVGNVQVRAQSFRDSDPLEGSPVTFVVQALPDVPFRLLVYSGEDQTGPAGAELPEPLAVQVQDRYGNPCPGHLVRFEVVAGGGNLEGQQSIEVTTDDQGLARARLTLGPQAGVVNRVRVSCVYQGSPLTGSPAFFEARSYTGAAARLAYVAGDSQRTTVGTHLPDPLVVQVTDPFGNPVQGFEVRFEVREGEGQLDSALAVTDSLGIARTGLTVGRVAGVWNQLVWATASQGGAPLVGSPVVFRATALPDVPSRLVKVSGDGQSGLVGGVLPLPLRVRVLDRYGNPVPGCPVLFEVIDGGGKVNGAESAEVNTAADGVAQVIWTLGPTLGPQSNRVRAHARHGGLEIDGSPVEFVASSTPREPSRLVEISGNRQVGRAGTDLEQPFVACVTDELGNPISGYLVTLRVVAGGGNIGGVTELDLATNAQGLVQATLTLGTAAGAENNVVEIIAPNLLGSPLRFVASALPNDPHQLTKVSGDGQTAPAGTPLPLPLVVKVQDRYGNPVPGHPVTFVVVAGAGSFAGEPSLQVVTDDSGRAAATYTVGPQPGVGNNVVEARSTFGGQALVGSPVRFTSSAVLGPPSRLTYVSGDSQVGVVNSPLLYPFKVRVTDAAGNAIEGHPVEFRVLSGGGTLDGTGQTVLIRTTNRDGICQVRLTLGGTPGVNNHVVQARSTHNGVDLAGSPLLFRASARSSEAVRLVYVAGSGQEGTVGKPLPQPLRVRVTDTYGNGVPGHPVTFRVVAGGGKLNGGSDTLLVRSTDAAGYADCVLILGTRAGVGLHRVEASSNNGIGPLEGSPVVFTASAVPDLPDPDSSRVWTDRGTAPADGQTSVGLFARLVDRYGNPTPGKVVTFEAIGTGHQIQQPASASDLQGMVRGSIVSTQAGTKTIRARVVTDQIDLRNSATVTFTSLAAARIVLFSGNDQTRNAGTILAESLAVRIEDRYGNPVAGYPVTFAVTKGTGKILEAQPVASNAAGIAAVHYILSRTEGTDFVEARAEGLAGSPVLFRLNAVTGVPAVAELVSGNGQTGTVDQWLPELLRVRVKDGRGDPVWGAVVRFSAPTGGEVYPTADSTDAWGIAEVHFRLGRQKGTYQVLAEASGVSAKIQFSFVASPAQAARLVAVSGAEQVGTVGLTLPQPLSVRVEDRYGNGIAGVPVAFSVVSGGGQLSVSSVRLTDGQGLASTVWTLGTRAGQQVAKAEVAGLEGSPLFFTATARPGTPDSLAAYGGANQRGQAGRELGLPIEVIVLDRYGNGVPGTGVTFVTVDGKSRIVESEPVITDERGVAGAHWILADQPGTNVAWAIRLGLRGSPVEFRAWGEASLYPVILAPGDTSVSEGQRIEFTVSAYDPDGGTVSLGASNLPRGAQFDSLRTGRFSWSPDRSAAGIYRLLFRARDDEGCVSHKITTLRVLDQNRAPEIISFTPSSRTVAITYPDSLLFSVVARDPDSDSLSFRWYVHRGSGRTLVSTGPSYRFLSTRHDPGDLTVRVTVYDRSDSASMSWQITVHTAVQLESFAAQVLPFEGVRLLWKTAREVGTLGFNILRSEQEDGTYRALNAELISSRNDRTYQYLDRTASAGKVYYYRLEDVDLSGRRTLHEPVRVSVGLPERLVLHPNYPNPFNPATRLRLEVPRATRVRIEVFDVRGRLVRVLADQLLEAGYREFLWDGRDDHGLEVPSGVYYCRAVCGAEVLTRKMLLLR
- the trxB gene encoding thioredoxin-disulfide reductase, whose amino-acid sequence is MEDVIILGSGPAGLTAAIYAARARLNPLVLTGSEPGGQVTLTSDIENFPGFPDGISGMEMYDLFRRQAEKFGARLEMETVEAVDLRVRPFVVNTGNNTYQAKTLIIATGSAPRKLNVPGEKELTGRGVSYCATCDGFFFQDQPVAVIGGGDSALDEGLFLTRFASQVTIIHRRDQLRASKILQERAFRNPKVTFLWNTVVEEVLGEDSVRGLKVRNVKDGQVSELEVRGVFVFIGHVPNTSLFTGQLELDANGYIVTDRYTRTSVPGVFACGDVQDPRYRQAITAAGTGAMAAIEAERYLAELSP